A genome region from Drosophila simulans strain w501 chromosome 2R, Prin_Dsim_3.1, whole genome shotgun sequence includes the following:
- the LOC6734016 gene encoding bromodomain adjacent to zinc finger domain protein 2B isoform X2, with translation MNKNAGDGSDGKNSNKNSNAGGGGGAGGPHDPTGLLDAASLFAYWGRDPTGAAAAAASNPLFNSQFNAAAAAGLGLLPQAGGASANDRYSMAAAAAAAAGAHHHQNTMAVAASQAASLAGLHPASWWSMAQLAAQDYFSRLQASGLSPFPHPDLAAAFGPAGIGMGGGAGGAGAGGGGAGVLGQGGGGNGGSGNGGGGSSSGSSGSKSNKSRKEKRAAQQQQQQQQSLANSLNAAAAAAAAAAANNPAAALASMHGFGVGVPGTSIPSVSTGSGSISTNSGGHGSYKSTASAYGKPSTMTSSSMANNPGSAYDPVTLHKELLAMQAVAAAASGSGSSGSSGKKSGGGGSSSSSMHGLGMGIGGGGGMMSSGKASTSVSASNSSLGGMHPSLTSSNPLMSPHAGLGSSSSSSSKDRDKNNPSLNALNSLSQFGALGMTPQQSMQAAMNAFAASTGVSPSATVTSSPHHSSQQQQQMGGNSSTSGSGKSSSKDYMMGTGSEHPSLLGVRLPPDTEIIKYTSSIVGPKIPGTTSRGRKKTISETEQQTTQQQQKQQHQAEQHLLQQQQQAQKELDSTKNAISSLLAFPGLSPAKRARLEMEYAAMAAAAQQQHQQAQQQHQAQQQLHGMLGAAGIPGMAGLVGLPGMSGNPLDQLTVSKASSSTAPTTSTSSSSAGSNLLNQSNSDRVEVIKLPPTITSNGAYNLSSKGKEVHDLTTDMAPTSGGVNLSLKSNASSSALTPSGAVGSASNPITIDDFDAPLNLSMKPSDKSNSSSSNAAAGGSSSSSAALANLASDYQAASSGQSGNSLQSLSSITAALGGTGGMPGGSISGSGGTSPAPAGAGSGATGGGSASGGSGGGSSSYKEGRPRNLGRGVSKPKKNTVASLLAQSRAVGLKPMLATQQLLQQGADIEKIRLALSEANAHMETSTDSESVAAESGLSESESEDANILNVAELRVPLELGWKRETVIRGLTKQGQIRGEVTYYAPGSTTPLKSNGQVFAILEQQPSNLSRENFSFSARAIVGSFLQPAPPPYANDGEYIRMTDEDVAKRLEDLKVFTRQTLNVEQRIEIAKQQQAMRDAKKLQKEELARNKEKARQEKNSKLEQQRKDKELKNQQAVEELQKQKEMLLAAEMERERRRQHMSLIRMLELRRKFEDREKKKHQLVLDRLLLRERRMAERKRDAEILQLIRRPNEDSEMPQELVIPELDRIAGNRLPGQAMADLLMVFEFLHNFGETLGFDMESLPSLQNLHDALMSDSNADAEEELLSVMTHLLVCAIEDPGVPNPGRHTTLLGQSLRNADITNSNVSEILRIYLYATATGEVRQMHGITVDRERERRVPDHHQLDSDTTTHSHSVKNQEYYKLLHENDTWKLSQSLKDRPFVALNPTRKAQMLAHLCNDLLMNKAVLRQIDGSLETCAQMRKEKYMTDMKVRKYKALHMRKARIEAYERAQAEREAAMQALMAQQKLDAERLKAEEEAKAAAAEEAAAAVGTDGEATKGGSPNGEKPEDGDPNEEGAAKEPQQQQPMEVDGVVDEESLVSPAKTIIQADNSLTPSKQDMPTPTYQINGSSTPTTSGVTGGDMNALLQAKKSGARNSINDEHHHDVSIIDDDLSDLDSEITNVEEDEDNRLSADELQKKLDKIVRASLNCKEALEKSTNQLRAACFGQDRFWRRYWKLPKAGGIFIEALESAQNDICGYHEALEGMDDKKDANDEKENTENEKDVAAEPSEQPMEVDESITKLEDGVPAPDVEMPETNQQNAHQDEEDDDDDVTEINKVEPEIVDLGDDDDDAAPPLPKIEPPRPEIKVKSEMELMGPPPTTMISTKTDFEAEIKIPAMPGILMPPTLNNNNTNNNNNNNGSDNCDKLETGLGLGQQQQNFSQSVIKTEDVKKEDDCIIVSTSSVDDTPKWFSIVRREVPLISELPAEEGGVVGQELQISYANQNCSAQLQLQGHPWDLINNMQYYSIPMDECKVDTSKLGNECIFSLSGLDEKQMLAKVEEYKAHKVESKNGLGSPHRHHETKDDEEQAKLKLDKEIDTEMETDADELAGKEKFFRLRSDAPPDTGGGASEGTDVKPKIELRLDEALSQAYYHNIANMSLSSVQTYIPIDIPLPLSMTPDEHRLLEQVKLSGFPERVHGVYVPRRQRYGWWQLDDEQKLRQLLKTLNPSGLRERELQENLQRFLGLEQPLGVNYKLKSDIDFPEEFLMPDKKGDWNPKVAKRVELALIEQLESLEDKVASASMQLKNWQLPNRVESELTLDSQEDVTEEDFVSIIPMIRERIIDLEANIERRYLKPPLGSQTGDAHLAVIAQNQHTSTQTQNSASAAAYLLQMQQQQQQQQLAQQQQQQGSGAGNSMNPSSFNERTMALAAAAAATGPGNATGGANSAVVAGATPCESGSGEPNSGNVSPASNCDSDRDEKVEQIPKGLVQWRDAVSRSHTTAQLAMALYVLESCVAWDKSIMKAYATKNKSSKKKSSAKKQATPSKKQQQKKNKKEQQLTPNGKESKGAINKPENKAPLSIKINLKALAQNGQCLLKSKTPPILTESPTASPSSHPNTSDSDTDFGKRTKKKSGGKRRRSANNTNSSKYSNSLQNCQFCTSGENEDKLLLCDGCDKGYHTYCFKPKMDNIPDGDWYCYECVNKATNERKCIVCGGHRPSPVGKMIYCDLCPRAYHADCYIPPLLKVPRGKWYCHGCISRAPPPKKRSAGGTSGSSSKSRRDRDRESGGSAKRRSDNSKTPAMEHMQQQQMPLAGGDSHHHHHQQPPSLNSSHDESMNSLPAAPLSPAHSVVSATTYDDQHHANNSVDGSSRFHAHLIPPSNNGTAALLEDVPGGANVMPGGYPVYTPVPAGNFSAGLINPAPVPPAMPFANVVAMSPRAVTPTRTRTPTPTPAPTPPPPPPTPLLMQASPTATALHVNACQSPPQQQHAQLMTMPSPPAIGVGTATNQMSPPPINIHAIQEAKEKLKQEKKEKHATKKLMKELAVCKTLLGEMELHEDSWPFLLPVNTKQFPTYRKIIKIPMDLSTIKKKLQDLSYKTREDFCVDVRQIFDNCEMFNEDDSPVGKAGHGMRKFFESRWGELTDKHS, from the exons ATGAACAAAAATGCCGGCGATGGCAGCGATGGCAAaaactcaaacaaaaactCGAATGCAGGAGGGGGTGGCGGAGCCGGGGGGCCACACGACCCCACCGGCCTTTTAGATGCAGCCTCCCTGTTTG CATACTGGGGACGTGATCCCACTGGAgcggcggctgcagcagcCTCCAATCCGCTCTTCAACTCGCAGTTCaatgccgccgctgctgccggaTTGGGTTTATTGCCACAAGCCGGAGGCGCCTCTGCCAATGACCGTTATTccatggcagcagcagcggcggctgcggcggGAGCCCATCACCACCAGAACACGATGGCGGTGGCCGCTTCCCAGGCCGCCAGTTTGGCCGGTTTGCATCCAGCAA GCTGGTGGTCAATGGCCCAGTTAGCTGCCCAGGATTACTTCAGTCGCCTGCAAGCCTCGGGTCTTTCCCCCTTTCCACATCCCGATCTGGCGGCTGCCTTTGGACCAGCTGGGATAGGAATGGGCGGCGGTGCTGGTGGAGCGGGTGCTGGAGGTGGTGGAGCAGGTGTACTCGGCCAGGGCGGCGGTGGAAATGGCGGAAGTGGCAACGGTGGTGGTGGATCCTCATCGGGCTCTTCCGGAAGCAAGTCAAATAAGTCGCGCAAGGAGAAGCGagccgcccagcagcagcaacagcaacagcaaagtCTGGCCAACAGTCTAAATGCGGCAgctgcggcggcagcagcagcagcagccaataATCCAGCAGCCGCGCTGGCCAGCATGCATGGTTTTGGTGTAGGAGTTCCGGGCACGAGCATTCCGTCGGTCAGCACAGGTAGCGGATCAATATCCACAAATAGTGGAGGTCATGGAAGTTACAAG AGCACGGCCAGCGCTTATGGTAAGCCCTCGACTATGACGAGCAGCAGCATGGCTAATAATCCGGGCTCTGCCTACGATCCGGTGACCCTGCACAAGGAGCTGCTGGCCATGCAGGCCGTGGCAGCCGCTGCTTCCGGCTCAGGATCAAGCGGTTCCTCAGGCAAGAAGTCTGGTGGGGGTGgttcctcatcctcctcgaTGCACGGCCTTGGAATGGGAattggcggcggcggtggcatgATGTCCAGTGGCAAAGCTTCGACCAGTGTGAGCGCAAGCAACTCATCATTGGGAGGAATGCATCCCAGTTTAACTAGCAGCAATCCGCTGATGTCGCCCCATGCCGGCTTGGGCTCCTCGTCTTCATCATCGAGCAAGGATCGTGACAAAAACAATCCCTCGCTCAACGCTCTTAACTCGCTCTCACAGTTTGGAGCGCTGGGAATGACGCCACAGCAGAGCATGCAGGCGGCAATGAATGCTTTTGCAGCCAGCACAGGTGTGTCGCCATCCGCCACGGTAACGTCCTCGCCGCATCACTCttcccagcagcaacagcaaatggGAGGCAACAGTTCGACGTCGGGATCGGGCAAGTCCAGTTCCAAGGATTACATGATGGG TACTGGAAGTGAGCACCCATCTCTGCTCGGAGTTCGTTTACCACCGGACACGGAGATAATCAAGTACACGTCCTCGATTGTGGGACCCAAGATTCCTGGTACTACCTCGCGCGGTCGCAAAAAGACTATTTCCGAAACAGAACAGCaaacaacacaacaacaacagaaacaacaacaccaagCAGAACAACACCTActccaacaacagcaacaagcaCAAAAAGAGCTCGACAGCACCAAAAATGCCATTTCCTCTCTGCTTGCATTTCCAGGTCTCAGTCCCGCGAAGCGGGCTAGACTCGAAATGGAGTACGCGGCGATGGCTGCGGCCGctcaacagcagcatcagcaggctcagcagcaacaccaggcgcagcagcaactccacGGGATGCTCGGAGCAGCCGGTATCCCGGGAATGGCTGGTCTGGTCGGTCTGCCTGGCATGAGTGGCAATCCCCTCGATCAGTTGACTGTAAGCAAGGCGAGTTCTTCAACGGCGCCCACAACCAGTACCAGTTCCTCCTCAGCAGGGAGCAACCTGCTCAACCAGAGCAATAGTGATCGCGTGGAGGTAATCAAACTGCCACCAACAATCACTTCAAACGGAGCCTATAATCTCTCAAGTAAGGGAAAAGAGGTGCACGACCTCACCACCGACATGGCCCCCACCTCTGGCGGTGTGAATCTCAGCCTAAAGTCCAATGCGAGCTCCAGCGCCTTGACGCCCAGCGGTGCCGTCGGCTCGGCCAGCAATCCCATTACCATCGATGACTTTGACGCACCACTTAATCTTTCCATGAAGCCCTCGGATAAGAGCAATAGTAGCTCgtcaaatgcagcagcaggggGCTCCTCCTCTTCCAGCGCAGCGTTGGCTAACTTGGCGAGCGATTATCAGGCAGCGTCCAGTGGTCAAAGCGGTAATAGCCTGCAGAGTTTGAGCTCTATTACAGCTGCTTTGGGTGGAACGGGAGGTATGCCTGGTGGTTCCATTTCCGGCAGCGGAGGAAcctctccagctccagctggtGCCGGATCAGGAGCCACGGGTGGTGGTTCGGCATCTGGTGGATCCGGCGGTGGATCGTCCTCTTACAAAGAGGGAAGACCTCGTAACCTGGGACGCGGCGTATCCAAGCCCAAGAAGAACACTGTAGCTTCGCTGCTGGCTCAATCTCGAGCTGTGGGCCTTAAACCTATGCTGGCCACCCAACAACTTCTTCAGCAGGGTGCTGATATT GAGAAAATCCGCCTGGCACTGAGCGAAGCCAATGCCCATATGGAAACTTCTACGGACTCCGAAAGCGTGGCGGCCGAAAGTGGTCTTTCGGAGTCTGAGAGTGAGGATGCCAACATCCTGAATGTAGCGGAGCTAAGAGTCCCACTGGAATTGGGCTGGAAGCGGGAGACGGTGATTCGTGGACTGACTAAGCAAGGTCAGATCCGTGGAGAGGTCACCTATTATGCACCAGGAAGCACGACGCCGCTAAAGAGCAACGGACAGGTTTTTGCT ATCCTGGAGCAGCAGCCATCGAATCTAAGTCGTGAAAACTTTAGTTTCTCCGCGCGAGCCATTGTCGGTTCATTCCTGCAGCCCGCACCACCGCCGTACGCCAATGATGGCGAGTACATACGAATGACGGACGAGGACGTGGCCAAGCGGCTAGAGGATCTGAAGGTCTTCACCCGCCAGACACTTAACGTGGAACAGCGCATTGAGATCGCCAAGCAACAGCAGGCGATGCGTGATGCCAAGAAGCTGCAAAAGGAAGAATTGGCCAGAAATAAGGAGAAGGCACGGCAGGAGAAGAACTCCAAGTTGGAGCAGCAGCGCAAGGACAAGGAGCTCAAGAATCAGCAGGCTGTTGAG gaactacaaaaacagaaagagaTGCTTTTGGCTGCCGAAATG GAACGAGAACGTCGCCGCCAACACATGAGCCTCATTCGAATGTTGGAGCTTCGTCGGAAATTCGAGGATCGTGAAAAGAAGAAACACCAGCTGGTGCTGGACCGTTTGCTTCTGCGTGAACGTCGTATGGCGGAGCGAAAGCGAGATGCGGAGATTCTGCAGTTGATAAGGCGTCCAAATGAGGACTCCGAAATGCCACAAGAATTGGTAATCCCTGAGCTGGATAGGATTGCCGGCAACAGACTTCCCGGTCAGGCAATGGCCGATTTGCTCATGGTCTTTGAATTCCTACATAACTTCGGGGAGACTCTAGGCTTCGACATGGAATCACTGCCGTCGCTTCAGAACCTGCACGATGCTTTAATGAGCGATAGCAACGCGGATGCGGAAGAGGAGTTGCTGTCGGTGATGACGCATCTATTGGTTTGTGCCATTGAGGATCCAGGTGTTCCCAATCCCGGCAGACACACCACTTTACTGGGACAATCGCTACGCAATGCGGACATCACCAACTCGAATGTATCCGAAATCTTGAGGATTTATTTGTATGCTACGGCCACAGGTGAAGTGCGACAAATGCACGGAATCACTGTGGATCGTGAGCGAGAGAGAAGGGTGCCGGATCATCATCAACTAGATAGCGataccaccacccactcacactcGGTAAAGAACCAGGAGTACTATAAGCTTCTGCATGAAAACGACACCTGGAAGTTGTCGCAATCGCTGAAAGATCGTCCCTTCGTTGCGTTGAATCCCACCCGTAAAGCCCAAATGTTGGCCCATCTTTGCAACGACCTGCTCATGAACAAGGCCGTGTTGCGCCAGATTGATGGAAGTCTGGAAACGTGCGCCCAGATGCGAAAGGAGAAATATATGACGGACATGAAGGTGCGCAAGTACAAGGCTCTCCACATGCGCAAGGCTCGAATCGAGGCCTATGAACGTGCACAGGCGGAGCGTGAGGCGGCTATGCAGGCGTTGATGGCACAGCAGAAACTGGACGCAGAACGTCttaaggcggaggaggaaGCCAAGGCTGCGGCGGCAGaggaagcagcagctgcagtggGCACAGATGGAGAGGCAACCAAAGGTGGCTCACCCAATGGCGAAAAGCCGGAAGATGGCGATCCGAATGAGGAGGGAGCCGCCAAGGaaccccagcagcagcagccaatgGAAGTGGATGGCGTGGTCGATGAGGAATCTCTTGTAAGTCCGGCCAAAACCATCATTCAAGCGGACAATAGTCTGACGCCCAGCAAACAGGACATGCCCACACCCACCTACCAAATTAATGGATCCAGCACACCTACCACAAGTGGTGTCACTGGAGGCGACATGAATGCTCTGCTGCAGGCCAAGAAAAGCGGGGCCCGAAACTCCATCAACGATGAACACCACCACGATGTTAGTATTATCGACGATGATCTTTCCGACTTGGATTCGGAGATCACGAATgtggaggaggacgaggacaaTCGCTTGAGTGCCGATGAGTTGCAGAAGAAGCTCGACAAGATTGTCAGAGCTTCACTGAACTGCAAGGAGGCACTGGAGAAGAGCACAAATCAGTTGAGAGCTGCGTGCTTCGGACAGGATCGGTTCTGGCGTCGCTACTGGAAGTTGCCCAAGGCTGGAGGTATTTTCATTGAAGCACTTGAGTCGGCCCAAAATGATATTTGTGGTTATCATGAGGCATTGGAGGGCATGGATGACAAAAAGGATGCAAACGACGAGAAAGAGAACACCGAAAATGAGAAAGATGTTGCGGCTGAGCCCAGTGAGCAGCCAATGGAAGTGGATGAGTCTATTACAAAACTGGAAGATGGTGTACCAGCTCCGGACGTCGAGATGCCTGAAACTAATCAACAGAACGCACATCAAGATGAGgaagatgacgatgatgatgtgACAGAAATCAACAAGGTGGAACCGGAAATTGTTGATCTGggcgatgatgacgacgatgcAGCTCCCCCACTGCCCAAGATAGAACCTCCCAGGCCAGAGATCAAAGTTAAGTCAGAGATGGAGCTGATGGGTCCACCACCCACGACTATGATATCCACTAAGACAGACTTTGAAGCTGAAATTAAAATACCCGCTATGCCCGGCATCCTGATGCCGCCTAccctcaacaacaacaacaccaataataacaataacaacaatggaAGCGACAACTGTGATAAGTTGGAAACTGGTTTGGGACtaggacagcagcagcagaacttTAGCCAGTCTGTGATCAAGACGGAGGATGTGAAAAAAGAGGATGACTGCATAATAGTTTCTACATCCAGTGTTGACGATACACCAAAGTGGTTCTCCATTGTCCGGCGGGAGGTTCCACTGATCAGCGAGCTGCCTGCGGAGGAAGGAGGCGTGGTGGGCCAGGAACTGCAGATCAGCTATGCAAATCAGAACTGCTCtgcccagctgcagctgcaaggTCATCCGTGGGATCTGATCAACAACATGCAGTACTACTCGATTCCGATGGACGAATGCAAGGTGGACACCAGCAAGCTGGGCAACGAGTGCATTTTCTCGCTGAGTGGCCTCGATGAAAAGCAGATGCTAGCCAAGGTGGAGGAGTACAAGGCCCACAAGGTGGAGTCAAAAAACGGCCTGGGCTCTCCTCATCGCCACCACGAGACTAAAGATGATGAGGAGCAGGCCAAGCTGAAGTTGGACAAGGAGATCGACACCGAAATGGAAACAGATGCAGATGAGCTGGCTGGCAAGGAAAAGTTTTTTCGCTTGCGCTCTGATGCACCCCCGGATACGGGAGGAGGGGCCAGCGAGGGAACCGATGTGAAGCCCAAGATTGAGCTTCGTTTGGATGAGGCATTGTCACAGGCATATTACCACAACATAGCCAACATGTCCTTAAGCAGTGTTCAGACGTATATACCCATCGATATTCCTCTGCCGCTTTCCATGACCCCCGATGAGCATCGTCTGCTGGAGCAGGTTAAGCTGTCAGGTTTTCCGGAACGAGTTCACGGAGTTTACGTGCCCCGCAGGCAGCGCTACGGATGGTGGCAGTTGGACGATGAACAGAAGCTGCGCCAGCTGCTCAAAACTCTTAATCCGTCCGGATTGAGGGAGCGTGAACTGCAGGAGAATCTTCAACGTTTCCTCGGACTGGAACAGCCATTGGGTGTGAATTATAAGCTGAAATCGGACATCGATTTTCCAGAGGAATTCCTAATGCCCGACAAGAAGGGCGATTGGAATCCCAAGGTGGCCAAACGTGTGGAGCTTGCCCTTATCGAACAACTCGAATCGTTGGAGGATAAGGTGGCCAGCGCTTCCATGCAATTGAAGAACTGGCAATTGCCCAACCGCGTGGAGAGTGAACTCACCTTGGACTCGCAGGAGGATGTCACCGAAGAGGATTTCGTCAGCATCATACCCATGATCCGAGAGAGAATCATCGACTTGGAGGCAAATATCGAAAGACGTTACTTGAAGCCGCCGTTGGGCTCGCAGACAGGCGATGCCCATTTGGCGGTGATTGCCCAGAACCAGCATACATCCACCCAGACGCAGAACTCCGCATCGGCAGCAGCATATCTCCTGcagatgcaacagcagcagcagcaacagcagttggcccaacagcagcagcaacagggtTCGGGCGCGGGAAATAGCATGAATCCCTCATCCTTCAACGAGCGTACTATGGCactggcggcggcagcagcagctacggGACCAGGAAACGCAACCGGAGGAGCCAACTCGGCAGTCGTGGCAGGAGCCACGCCCTGCGAATCGGGCAGCGGAGAACCGAACTCCGGCAACGTGTCACCGGCCAGCAACTGCGATAGCGATCGGGACGAGAAGGTGGAGCAGATACCCAAGGGATTGGTGCAGTGGCGGGACGCAGTATCCCGATCGCACACCACCGCCCAGCTGGCGATGGCCCTGTACGTCCTGGAATCCTGCGTGGCCTGGGACAAGAGCATTATGAAAGCG tatgcaacaaaaaacaagtcCAGCAAAAAGAAGAGCAGCGCCAAAAAGCAGGCAACTCCCTCgaagaaacagcagcagaagaaaaataaaaaggagcagcagttgACCCCCAATGGAAAAGAGAGCAAGGGCGCAATCAATAAGCCAGAAAACAAGGCTCCGCTGAGCATCAAAATCAACCTTAAGGCTCTGGCCCAAAATGGGCAGTGTTTGCTGAAATCTAAAACACCCCCTATCCTAACCGAATCCCCAACCGCATCCCCATCCTCCCATCCAAACACTAGCGACTCCGACACGGACTTTGGCAAACggacgaagaagaagagcggCGGCAAACGCAGACGCTCGGCCAACAATACAAACTCTAGCAAATATTCCAATTCCTTACAGAATTGCCAGTTCTGCACGTCCGGCGAAAACGAGGACAAGTTGCTACTGTGCGACGGCTGTGACAAGGGCTATCACACCTATTGCTTCAAGCCCAAGATGGACAACATTCCCGATGGCGATTG GTACTGCTACGAGTGCGTGAACAAGGCCACCAATGAGCGCAAGTGCATCGTTTGCGGCGGTCATCGTCCCTCGCCCGTGGGCAAGATGATCTACTGCGACTTGTGTCCCCGTGCCTACCACGCCGATTGCTATATACCGCCGCTGCTAAAGGTACCGCGTGGCAAGTGGTACTGCCACGGCTGCATCTCCCGGGCGCCTCCGCCGAAGAAAAGAAGTGCAGGTGGAACgtccggcagcagcagcaaatctAGAAGGGACAGGGATAGGGAGTCGGGCGGTTCGGCCAAGCGGCGCAGCGACAACAGCAAGACACCAGCCATGGagcacatgcagcagcagcagatgccaCTGGCAGGCGGGGATtcccaccatcatcatcatcagcagccgCCGTCGCTGAACTCCTCGCACGATGAGTCGATGAATTCTCTGCCGGCGGCTCCTCTGAG TCCGGCGCACTCGGTGGTCTCGGCCACGACCTACGATGACCAGCACCATGCCAACAACTCGGTCGATGGCAGCAGTCGCTTCCACGCGCATCTCATTCCCCCGTCAAATAATGGCACTGCGGCTCTGCTGGAAGACGTGCCGGGCGGCGCCAATGTGATGCCCGGCGGTTACCCAGTTTATACGCCTGTTCCGGCTGGCAACTTCTCAGCCGGATTAATTAACCCAGCGCCGGTGCCGCCAGCGATGCCGTTCGCCAACGTGGTCGCCATGTCGCCACGGGCTGTCACGCCCACCCGCACCCGAACGCCCACACCGACGCCAGCACCCactccgccaccaccaccgccgacACCGCTGCTCATGCAGGCCTCGCCCACAGCCACCGCCCTCCATGTAAACGCCTGCCAGTCACCGCCCCAACAACAGCACGCGCAGCTGATGACCATGCCCTCGCCACCAGCCATTGGAGTCGGAACGGCCACTAACCAAATGTCGCCACCGCCCATCAACATACATGCCATTCAGGAAGCCAAGGAGAAGCTGAagcaggagaagaaggagaagcACGCCACCAAGAAACTCATGAAGGAGCTGGCTGTCTGCAAGACGCTATTGGGGGAAATGGAG CTTCATGAGGACTCGTGGCCATTTCTTTTGCCAGTAAACACCAAGCAGTTTCCCACATAtcgaaaaataatcaaaattccCATGGACTTGTCCACAATCAAAAAGAAATTGCAAGATTTGAG CTACAAAACCCGTGAGGACTTCTGCGTGGATGTGCGTCAGATCTTCGATAATTGCGAGATGTTTAACGAGGACGATTCGCCCGTTGGCAAGGCAGGCCACGGCATGCGCAAGTTCTTCGAGTCCCGCTGGGGTGAACTGACTGACAAGCACTCCTGA